From the Gammaproteobacteria bacterium genome, one window contains:
- a CDS encoding homocysteine S-methyltransferase family protein, with product MPRTDLLPVPDIHSLLRERILVLDGATGTMIQRLGLSEEEFRGERFGDHPCDLKGNNDLLCLTQPEKIRRIHDAYLEAGCDIIETNSFNATRVSQSDYQTESLSAEINRESARIARAAADAWTAKTPDQPRFVCGVLGPTNQTASLSPDVNNPGLRKVTFDQLREDYVESASALLDGGSDLLMVETVFDTLNCKAALFAIEEVFEARGKRVPVMISATITDASGRTLSGQTPEAFWNSVRHAKPFSIGLNCALGADQLRPYVAELARIADCHVSAHPNAGLPNAFGEYDESPEIMAGQLGEWAEAGLLNIIGGCCGTEPEHMRQIATAVAGKSPRAIPDLPVRTRLSGLEALNIDADSLFVNVGERTNVTGSARFRKLIEAGDYETAVDVARQQVENGAQVIDVNMDDGMLDGVEAMRTFLNLIAAEPD from the coding sequence ATGCCGAGAACCGACCTGTTACCAGTGCCTGACATTCATTCGCTGTTGAGAGAGCGCATCCTGGTCCTGGATGGTGCAACCGGCACCATGATCCAGCGGCTTGGCCTGTCAGAAGAGGAATTCAGGGGCGAACGCTTTGGCGATCATCCCTGCGACCTGAAAGGCAACAACGATCTCCTCTGCCTGACACAACCGGAAAAGATACGGCGCATTCACGACGCCTACCTCGAGGCCGGCTGCGACATCATCGAGACGAACTCCTTCAATGCGACCCGTGTCTCGCAGTCCGACTACCAGACCGAATCACTCTCGGCCGAGATCAATCGCGAATCGGCGAGGATTGCGCGTGCAGCAGCCGATGCCTGGACGGCAAAAACGCCGGACCAGCCGCGCTTTGTCTGTGGCGTGCTGGGGCCGACCAACCAGACCGCTTCACTGTCGCCGGATGTGAACAACCCCGGCTTGCGCAAGGTCACCTTCGACCAGTTGCGCGAAGACTATGTCGAATCCGCAAGCGCCTTGCTGGACGGTGGTTCCGACCTGCTGATGGTCGAGACGGTATTCGACACCTTGAACTGCAAGGCCGCCCTGTTTGCAATCGAGGAAGTCTTCGAGGCACGCGGCAAACGCGTACCGGTAATGATCTCCGCGACCATTACCGATGCCTCGGGGCGGACGCTGTCAGGCCAGACGCCGGAAGCGTTCTGGAACTCCGTGCGGCATGCGAAGCCATTTTCCATCGGCCTGAATTGCGCCCTGGGCGCCGACCAGCTGCGCCCCTATGTGGCCGAGCTGGCGCGCATTGCGGATTGTCATGTCAGCGCCCATCCCAATGCCGGCCTGCCGAATGCCTTTGGCGAGTACGACGAGTCACCCGAGATCATGGCCGGGCAGCTCGGCGAATGGGCCGAGGCCGGCTTGTTGAACATCATCGGTGGTTGCTGTGGCACCGAGCCGGAACACATGCGCCAGATTGCCACCGCTGTTGCCGGCAAGTCGCCGCGCGCGATCCCCGACCTGCCAGTTCGCACGCGTTTGTCCGGGCTGGAAGCGTTGAACATCGATGCGGATTCGCTGTTTGTGAACGTGGGCGAGCGCACCAATGTCACGGGCTCCGCGAGATTCCGGAAGCTCATCGAGGCCGGTGACTACGAAACCGCAGTGGACGTGGCGCGCCAACAGGTCGAAAACGGCGCCCAGGTCATCGATGTGAACATGGATGACGGCATGCTCGACGGCGTCGAGGCGATGCGCACTTTCCTCAATCTCATCGCTGCCGAACCGGACAT